A stretch of the Diprion similis isolate iyDipSimi1 chromosome 14, iyDipSimi1.1, whole genome shotgun sequence genome encodes the following:
- the LOC124414644 gene encoding kelch-like protein 10, with protein MESRMKSRKLMRNRTSRTSVSGTRHKQCKKKQVVKPRKCVCLPSNYALVEFPVVWSELRANQQLCDGAIRCARDQLFPVHRAILSAVSPYFKALFTNSLKGGRTDTTEVVISCVPGEIFGLILDYAYTGTCTVTAENVEQLLPLADQFEVLGVIQLCCLFLLQELRPENCLGIFKFARHYFCRDLEEKGRKYIRHHFKQILQESPEFKDLSCEELEAILQDDELNVRNEELVFEAIKNWVESKPDERRSAIPGLFKCVRFGLMSFKFFNTNIMKWRFVEEDKECQQSLFPASIFLAEQDSRQGGEADLKNPLARPRIPYEILFAIGGWSAGSPTSFVETYDTRADRWFLSVNTDVTPRAYHGLCTLNNVIYMIGGFDGNEHFNTVRCYDPVTKEWRERACMYHARCYVSVCTHGGKIYALGGYNGRTRMSSGERYEPHRNQWEMIPSMHRQRSDASAAALQDKIYIVGGFNGQEVLSSAEVFDVETSQWSFIHSMTSPRSGVSLVAFRDNLYALGGFNGFTRLSSGERYNPNHSSDWHEVTEMFSPRSNFATVILDDMIFVIGGFNGSTTIAYVECYDAESNEWYDASPMNLNRSALSACVIAGLVNAREYSYLSKARNLGQGQATTKNPVKPDQGGEGPGEMYPAVPGDQEAGFIPGPAGHLIIDGAIDGIAEGGALILADDLQEEMLQEDDPLDLAQEVD; from the exons atggAAAGCAGGATGAAGTCGAGGAAATTAATGCGAAATCGTACCTCACGGACGTCGGTATCCGGCACCAGACACAAACAGTGCAAAAAGAAGCAGGTTGTAAAACCGCGGAAGTGCGTCTGTCTTCCCTCGAATTACGCCCTCGTTGAATTCCCCGTTGTTTGGTCGGAGCTCAG AGCTAATCAGCAGCTCTGCGACGGCGCGATAAGATGCGCAAGAGATCAGCTATTTCCGGTCCATCGTGCCATTCTATCGGCGGTTAGTCCGTACTTCAAAGCGCTATTTACCAATAGTCTGAAGGGTGGTAGAACCGACACAACAGAGGTTGTGATAAGCTGCGTACCCGGTGAAATATTTGGACTAATTCTCGACTACGCTTACACCGGCACTTGTACCGTCACGGCCGAAAATGTTGAACAGCTTTTACCGCTTGCCGACCAATTCGAGGTTCTCGGTGTGATACAGCTCTGCTGTTTGTTCCTGCTCCAGGAACTGAGACCGGAAAATTGTTTGG gtattttcaaattcgctCGGCACTATTTTTGCCGTGACTTGGAGGAAAAAGGCCGTAAATACATACGCCATCACTTCAAACAAATACTCCAAGAAAGTCCCGAGTTCAAGGACCTTTCCTGCGAGGAACTGGAGGCCATACTCCAGGACGACGAGCTGAACGTCAGGAACGAGGAGCTCGTATTCGAGGCGATAAAAAACTGGGTCGAGTCGAAACCGGATGAGAGAAGGTCCGCTATACCGGGACTCTTCAAATGCGTTAGATTCGGACTGatgagtttcaaatttttcaatacgaaCATCATGAAGTGGAGATTCGTAGAAGAGGATAAA GAATGTCAACAGTCACTCTTTCCTGCGAGCATATTTCTCGCCGAACAAGACTCCCGGCAGGGGGGAGAAGCCGATTTAAAAAACCCTCTAGCTCGTCCTCGAATACCTTATGAAATTCTTTTCGCCATTGGCGGTTGGAGCGCTGGCTCACCGACCAGTTTTGTCGAAACTTATGACACGAG AGCCGACAGATGGTTCCTCTCCGTGAATACTGACGTAACACCGCGAGCTTACCACGGTCTTTGTACGTTGAACAACGTGATATACATGATCGGGGGTTTCGACGGTAACGAGCATTTCAACACCGTGCGATGTTACGACCCGGTAACGAAGGAGTGGAGAGAAAGAGCCTGCATGTATCACGCACGATGTTACGTCAGCGTATGCACACACG GGGGAAAGATATACGCCTTGGGAGGCTACAACGGTAGAACACGTATGAGTTCCGGTGAACGTTACGAACCGCACAGAAATCAGTGGGAAATGATACCATCGATGCATCGTCAGCGTTCCGACGCAAGCGCTGCGGCACTTCAagacaaaatttatatcgtcGGTGGATTTAACGGGCAGGAAGTCCTCAGCTCAGCCGAAGTATTCGACGTCGAGACTAGCCAATGGAGCTTCATTCATTCCATGACCAGTCCTCGTTCCGGCGTTTCCCTCGTCGCTTTTCGCGACAATCTTTACGCCCTTGGTGGATTCAATGGATTCACGCGCCTTAGTTCAG GCGAACGATACAATCCAAATCATTCGTCAGATTGGCACGAAGTGACGGAGATGTTCAGTCCGCGAAGCAACTTCGCCACGGTTATTCTCGACGACATGATATTCGTCATCGGCGGTTTTAATG GATCAACGACGATCGCTTACGTCGAGTGTTACGACGCTGAGAGCAACGAATGGTACGACGCTTCACCGATGAATTTGAATCGAAGTGCTTTGAGCGCCTGCGTGATCGCCGGTCTAGTTAATGCCCGGGAATATTCGTACCTGAGCAAGGCTCGAAACCTAGGACAAG GTCAGGCAACGACAAAAAACCCTGTGAAACCTGATCAGGGCGGTGAAGGACCCGGGGAAATGTATCCGGCGGTGCCGGGCGATCAGGAAGCTGGTTTCATACCTGGTCCTGCAGGGCACTTGATTATCGACGGCGCAATTGACGGAATCGCGGAAGGTGGCGCTTTAATTCTCGCGGACGATTTGCAGGAGGAGATGCTGCAAGAAGATGATCCCTTGGATCTCGCTCAGGAAGTCGATTAA
- the LOC124414493 gene encoding uncharacterized protein LOC124414493 gives MAALLVSLPMQLACQIMCAANSTNENVNFVQNTLISKQNSFSLPEGYISFPDIGLAYKSHHTKAVTWDEARSRCIQDDATMAVIDSWKTLEYIMKVKPITSDPYLGIHRFFNKEEWTSVKNGLPVPFVPWGPDQPARNADLNCGAMWADGRGLAAASCDGYKRHFLCEISVPRLTTISSDKTA, from the exons ATGGCAGCGCTCCTTGTTTCGTTGCCGATGCAGCTCGCCTGCCAGATAATGTGTGCCGCGAATTCTACCAacgaaaatgtaaattttg TTCAGAATACGCTTATTTCTAAGCAAAACAGTTTCTCGTTGCCCGAGGGATACATATCATTCCCGGATATCGGTCTCGCCTACAAGTCGCATCACACGAAAGCGGTGACATGGGACGAGGCTCGAAGTCGCTGCATCCAAGACGACGCTACCATGGCAGTGATCGACTCGTGGAAGACGCTGGAGTACATAATGAAAGTGAAACCGATCACATCTGATCCTTACCTTGGGATTCACAGATTTTTTAACAAGGAAGAATGGACGAGTGTCAAGAATG GTCTTCCCGTGCCTTTCGTGCCATGGGGGCCCGACCAACCGGCCCGTAATGCCGACCTAAATTGCGGGGCGATGTGGGCCGACGGAAGAGGATTGGCTGCAGCATCTTGCGACGGTTACAAGCGACACTTTCTCTGCGAAATTTCTGTACCACGTCTTACGACGATTAGTAGCGATAAAACCGCATGA